The sequence below is a genomic window from Neoarius graeffei isolate fNeoGra1 chromosome 4, fNeoGra1.pri, whole genome shotgun sequence.
TCAGTGTGAGAAGTggcattttttgttttgcacaagaTCTGTGATGTTTGGTGCATAAGATGTCAACCCAATCCGAAGGCACTGGTGAAGTTTGTTGTCAGTTAGGGAGCACCGATAACTGTTCTTAATTGCGTTCACATGTGAAAAGCTCGATTCGCAAGTGTATGTTGATCCAAACATACTGAGCACGAAGATTGCCACTTTCTTGGTGTTGGGGAATTGGTGTGAGTTCAAATCACTCCAGAACTTTGCTGGCCCATCGTTGCGAAGCACCCCAGCCATGGTAGCAGATGACTGCATGTCAACAAGTTCAAGAATGAATTTACCCTCGTCGATGGAAGGGACCGCTTGCTTTGCTCTGGCAGATAAGTCTCCTTCTTTTGCAGCAGTGAATGGGTCTCTGGCAAAGGCCATAACCTCCGTGGGCAGAGCAAGTCCATCCAGTCGAGCAGCAAAATTTTCGTTCAGCTTTGCAATGAAATCCCTCATCACGTCTGTGATTTGTGTCGGGGATGCGATGTATTCGCGGAGCGTCGGGAAATGCAACATTCTGCCTGTAAGGTCAGTGGCGAAAAGATCCAATTTGACGGGGAATGCCCTCATCTGTTCCACAAGATCAATGACCGTTTTATCTCTGCCTTGTAATGCCAAATTTAGGTCATTCAGATGCTTGAATATGTCGTTTAGAAAGCACACAGCAGACATGAATGCATCATCACGCATGCGATTCAAGTGGATATGCGCTTTCCTGTGCTTGTTGTTGCGCAGAAAAACCGCTATCTCCTCTCGGAGATGACAGAAGCGATCCAGTGCTCGGCCTTTGGACAGCCATCGGACATCGTTGTGCAAAAGGAGATCGTAATGGTCTGCATTCATTTCTGCCAACAGCTGACGGAACAAGCGATGTTGGAGGCTTGACGTGGATCGAATAAAGTTAATTATAGCCATCACATCATCCATCACTTCTTTCAGCTCCCCGCTTAGCTTTGAACACAGCACTGCCTGGTG
It includes:
- the LOC132884603 gene encoding SCAN domain-containing protein 3-like — its product is MSLSTCKRKIEDENRRFNPAWTEKYLFILPTANAKPMCLICNECISVLKDYNIQRHHLEKHPTFRVNFPEGSAERAAKVQSLIASYSRSTTTMVRACTSQERATSASLRVAWILAKKKMPFTVSETVKESALAMVEEVISDEKIKTNVVSALKNVPLSDTSNSRRVEILATQAFDSLLNDLKKADVMSVAVDESTDQSDTAQLCIYVRFYDGTIFREELLGLLPLEEHTTGEVIFDKISSFFRDNGLDMKRVCMLVTDGAPSMTGKKSGLVARWSAISPDLKYVHCIVHQAVLCSKLSGELKEVMDDVMAIINFIRSTSSLQHRLFRQLLAEMNADHYDLLLHNDVRWLSKGRALDRFCHLREEIAVFLRNNKHRKAHIHLNRMRDDAFMSAVCFLNDIFKHLNDLNLALQGRDKTVIDLVEQMRAFPVKLDLFATDLTGRMLHFPTLREYIASPTQITDVMRDFIAKLNENFAARLDGLALPTEVMAFARDPFTAAKEGDLSARAKQAVPSIDEGKFILELVDMQSSATMAGVLRNDGPAKFWSDLNSHQFPNTKKVAIFVLSMFGSTYTCESSFSHVNAIKNSYRCSLTDNKLHQCLRIGLTSYAPNITDLVQNKKCHFSH